A genomic region of Halomonas aestuarii contains the following coding sequences:
- a CDS encoding acetyl-CoA C-acyltransferase, with the protein MSQSTDIVFLSATRTPMGGMLGSLSSLSAPELGATAIRAAIQRAGIDADCIDEGIMGCVLPAGVKQGPARQAMRQAGIPDAIGATTINKLCGSGMKATMLAHDLIRAGTGEVMLAGGMESMSNAPHVLTRARTGYRLGHGELKDHMFLDGLEDAETGKLMGVFAQEVASQRDYGRERLDDFAIASLERAMEATRAGHLDAEMAPVTVTSRQGESVVDHDEQPFQAKLDKIRSLRPAFAKDGTITAANSSSISDGASALILSSQAAADRLGARPIARMLGHSTHSRHPSEFTIAPVGAIEKLMKKLDWGVNDVDLFEINEAFAVVTLMAMDDLGLPHDKVNVFGGACAQGHPIGSTGSRIIATLIHALRTKGGRRGIASLCIGGGEATAVAVELVD; encoded by the coding sequence ATGAGCCAGTCCACCGATATCGTCTTCCTGTCTGCCACCCGCACGCCCATGGGGGGCATGCTCGGCAGTCTCTCCAGCCTCTCCGCGCCGGAGCTCGGCGCCACGGCCATCCGCGCCGCCATCCAGCGTGCCGGCATCGATGCCGACTGCATCGACGAGGGCATCATGGGCTGCGTGCTGCCCGCCGGCGTCAAGCAGGGACCGGCCCGCCAGGCCATGCGCCAGGCCGGCATCCCCGATGCCATCGGCGCCACCACCATCAACAAGCTGTGCGGCTCGGGCATGAAGGCCACCATGCTGGCCCACGACCTGATCCGCGCCGGCACCGGCGAGGTGATGCTGGCCGGGGGCATGGAGTCCATGTCCAACGCGCCCCACGTACTCACCAGGGCCCGCACCGGCTACCGCCTGGGCCACGGGGAACTGAAGGATCACATGTTCCTGGACGGCCTCGAGGACGCCGAGACCGGCAAGCTGATGGGCGTCTTCGCCCAGGAGGTCGCCAGCCAGCGCGACTACGGCCGAGAGCGCCTGGACGACTTCGCCATCGCCTCCCTGGAACGGGCCATGGAAGCGACCAGGGCCGGCCACCTGGATGCCGAGATGGCGCCGGTCACCGTCACCAGCCGCCAGGGCGAGAGCGTGGTGGACCATGACGAGCAGCCCTTCCAGGCCAAGCTCGACAAGATCCGCTCGCTGCGTCCGGCCTTCGCCAAGGACGGCACCATCACCGCGGCCAACTCCAGCTCGATCTCCGACGGCGCCTCGGCGCTGATCCTGTCCAGCCAGGCGGCGGCCGACCGGCTCGGCGCCCGGCCCATCGCCCGGATGCTCGGCCACAGCACCCACTCGCGCCATCCCAGCGAGTTCACCATCGCCCCGGTGGGCGCCATCGAGAAGCTGATGAAGAAGCTCGACTGGGGCGTGAACGACGTCGACCTCTTCGAGATCAACGAGGCCTTCGCGGTGGTCACCCTGATGGCCATGGACGACCTGGGCCTGCCCCACGACAAGGTCAACGTCTTCGGCGGCGCCTGCGCCCAGGGCCATCCCATCGGCTCCACCGGCTCGCGGATCATTGCGACCCTGATCCACGCCCTGCGCACCAAGGGCGGCAGGCGCGGCATCGCGAGCCTGTGCATCGGCGGCGGC
- a CDS encoding TetR/AcrR family transcriptional regulator, whose product MNDSPRRKELTRQAAQLFVQEGFDRTTVRMLAQEMGIKSGSLFHHFRDKQEILAAVIEEGTQNALVMAKAALEACDHTAEARLQAMARAHLQTLLTDRNAHVVALYEWRRLDPGARDHLSHLRDAYESLWEQVIDEALEAGLIHGDRFLVSRFVMGALNWTVRWYDPAGPRSTDDLAHELVAMITHGAA is encoded by the coding sequence ATGAATGACTCCCCGCGCCGCAAGGAGTTGACCCGCCAGGCCGCCCAGTTGTTCGTCCAGGAAGGCTTCGACCGGACCACGGTGCGCATGCTGGCCCAGGAGATGGGCATCAAGTCCGGCAGTCTCTTCCATCACTTTCGTGACAAACAGGAGATCCTTGCGGCGGTGATCGAGGAGGGCACCCAGAACGCGCTGGTCATGGCGAAGGCCGCCCTCGAGGCGTGTGACCACACCGCCGAGGCGAGGTTGCAGGCCATGGCGCGCGCGCACCTGCAGACCCTGCTCACCGACCGCAACGCCCATGTCGTCGCCCTCTACGAATGGCGCCGCCTCGATCCCGGCGCGCGGGACCACCTGAGTCACCTGCGCGATGCCTACGAGTCGCTCTGGGAGCAGGTCATCGACGAGGCGCTGGAGGCGGGCCTGATCCACGGCGACCGCTTCCTGGTCTCCCGCTTCGTCATGGGGGCGCTGAACTGGACGGTGCGCTGGTACGACCCCGCCGGTCCCCGCTCCACGGACGACCTGGCCCACGAGCTGGTCGCCATGATCACCCACGGGGCGGCCTGA